Within Micromonospora narathiwatensis, the genomic segment CAGGCCACTGACCTGCGCGAGCCCGGTCAATCCCACCGGCACCCGGTGGCGCATCGCGTAGTTCGGGTACTCGGCCGAGAACTTCTCCACGAAGTACGGCCGCTCCGGACGCGGCCCGACCACGCTCATCTCCCCTCGCAGGATGTTCCAGAGCTGAGGCAACTCGTCCAACGACGTCCGGCGCATGAACCGCCCGATCGGTCCGACCCGCTGGTCGTGGGCGATGGACCAGTTCGTCTGCGACTCGTGCTCGTCCACCGGGCGCATCGAGCGGAACTTGAGTACCTGGAACGGCTTGCCGTAGCGGCCGATGCGCTCCTGACGGAACAAGACGCCCCGGCCGCCGTCCAACAGCGTCGCGATCACGCAGAGCAGCAGCAACGGGCTCAGCACGATCAACGCCAGCGCGGCGAACGCGACATCCGAGGCGCGCTTGATGGCCCATCGTGGGCCGGTGAACGTGATGTCTCCGATCTGCACGATCGGGATTGCGCCGACATGGTCGGGGTAACGGCCGTGGGTGCGAGAGCCCCAGAGGCGGGGCACCGCCCAGAGGTCGCAGCTCGCGCTGACCGGGTGAAGCAGATATTCGATCAGCGCCGACTCAGGACAGTCGGAATCGGCGATGACGAGGACCTCACAGTCCAGCAGCCGGACGAGATGCTCCAGGTCGTCGAGGGTGCGACGAGCGGAAGTCCGCTGACGTCCTGCCGGGACGCCGCGTCGACGCAGCCGACGAACCGCAGCCCGTACCGGGTAACGGCGGAGCAGCCGGGCCAGTTCCCCGGCGATCGGACCGCTGCCGATGATGATGGCATTGTGCTCCAGCCAGCGGCGCTTACGCGCGGCGATGATGAGCGCCCGGGTGCAGGTCCGACCCACGATCACCAGGCCCGCCGAGAGCGCGACGTCGTGCATGAACCGCTGACGTACGGCACGAGTCGTGGCGGTAGGCCGCGATGATGGCCACCACCGCGCCGCAGGCCAGCAGCCGCCCGCAGATGCCCGGCAGTTCGTCCAGGATGCTCAGGTGGCGGCGGGCCCGATAGAGCCCTCCGGCCGCGAAGACGGCCATGGCGAGGCCGGCGTTGGTCAGCGTGCCACGCCAGTAGTTCTGGCTCAGCAACAGGGGAGCCAGCAGTGCGGCGAGGTCGACGGGAAACGGTCAGCATCCAGGCCCGGAGCCGGCGCGTCCGCTTCGAGGTTCGGGAACTGGCGTACGGCAGCACCGCGGTCGTGTCCAGACCGATCCGCGCCGGAGCGGTGACCGCGGCCTCGCCGGCCAGTTGCCCGGCGGGGAACACGGCGAGTATCCCCTCGTCGTCGTCGGCCGCGTCGGGCGGCGATGCCGCGATGGGTCCTGCTTCCTCAAGCTGCGTCGCGGTCGCAGCCGGGTCCCTCGTCGCCGAGTGCCCTGACATTGTCGATCCTCCCCCGTGACCGCCCGGTCCGCGCATGACGCGGGCTCCGGGCGATCGCAGGATACGAGCGACTCCGCCGCGCCGCCAGAGCCGGCCCGACAGAGCGAGTTCCTACTTTCCGGCGGAAGTGATCTCCGGAACCGAGTCGCGGCGGACCGCGTCGAACAGCTCCTTGGCCCTCGCGGTGTCCGCGAACACCACGCTCTCGCTGCCGACCCGGCCAGTTCCCTTCACCGGGCAGGTGTAGAAGCCGAGATTGCCGCTGCGCAGGTGGCGCATCTCCATCGCGAGATCCACAAGAGACATCGACTTGTCCACCGCGACGGAGCTGGCCGTGGCCCGTACGAACGAGTTCAGCTTGGTGGGGCTGCTCAGCGTGCCGCCGGAGGCGGCCTTGTCGAGGATCGCCTTGATCACCTGCTGCTGGTGCTTGATCCGGGTGAAGTCGCCGTTGGCGAAGGCGTAGCGCTCCCGGGCGTAGTCCAGCGCGGCGGCCCCGTCCATCGTCTGCCGGCCCTTGACGAACTCCCGGCGGCCGTCCGGGTTGAGCGAGTGCCTCGACGTGAAGCTCTGCTCCACGTCGATCTCGATGCCGCCCAGGGCGTCGACGATCTCCTTGAAGCCGGAGAAGTCGACCATCGCCACGTGATCGATGCGGACGCCGGTGAACTTCTCCACGGTCTGCACCATCAGCGGCACGCCGCCCCACGCGTACGCTGCGTTGATCTTGGCGTCCCGGCCGCCCCGACCCTCCTTCGACCGGGGGATCGGCGTCCAGGTGTCCCGAGGGATCGAGATGAGCTGGGCACTCTGCCGGTCCTTGGGCAGGTGGACCAGGATGATGGTGTCGCTGCGGGACCCCCCGGTGTTCTCCGGGTCGCGGGAGTCACTGCCCAGGATCATGATGTTCATCGCGCCCTTGGCCACCACCTGGGGGCGGGACTCCTCGGGCACGTTCTCGAACGCGTCCACCCGGTCGATGGAGGAGTTGACCGAGCGGTAGTACAGCCCTCCGGCGAGGACGCCGCCGCCGGCGAGCAGCACCACCACCAGCAGCACGATCAGGGCGATACGCCGACCCCGGCGACGACGCGGAGCCGGGGTGGACGGCTGCTCGGCACCGTCCGAATCCACTCCAGATGCTGGGGTGGGCGCTTCGTGGTCCGCGAGCTGCTGACGATCCGACATGTGCGCGATGCTACTGACTCGCTCTCCGACACGGTGACCCTCGTCCGGCGAGCCGGTCGGTAGCTGGAAACTTTTCCTGTCGGTCACCGCCCGGAACTGGTACAACCGCACTCGTGGACGCAACGAAGCTCCGTCGGGCCATCGCCCGTACCCCGCTGGCGCCGGTCGCCGCCTTTCCGAAGCGGCTGGCCAAGGTCGCCCGGTACGACAGCCGGGTGCTGGGCACCTCAGCCCGCTGGCTGTTCACCTCGCGGGAGCATCACAACTACACGTACGACCTGACCAAGCTGAGCCGACAGCATCTGGCCTGGTTCGTCAGCGTCGCCTGCGACGTGCCGGTCGGGCAGGTGCGGGGTTGGTTCGCCGAACTGGAGGCCGACGAGACGCTGCGCGGGCACATCGAGGCCGCCACCGCCGCCTCGGCCCGGCGCGGCCTGGCCGACCGGCAGGTCCGCTACGCCCGCCGGATCGGCTGGTACGCGATGGTCCGCGCCCGCCGGCCCGCACACGTCGTCGAGACCGGCGTGGACAAGGGGCTCGGCAGCTGCGTCCTGGCCGCCGCGTTGCTGCGCAACACCGCCGAGGGGCACCCCGGTCGGCTCACCTCGCTCGACATCAACCCCGAGGCCGGCTATCTCGCCCGGGCCACCCCGTGGGCCGACGTGGTCGACCTGGTCATCGGCGACTCGATCGCCTCGATCCGCGCGCTGGACCGCCCGGTCGACATCTTCCTGCACGACAGCGACCACAGCCGGGGACACGAGAAGAGAGAGTTCGACGCGGTCGAGGCGAAGCTCGCCCCGGGGGCGCTGCTGCTCACCGACAACGTCACCATCACCAACGTGCTCGCCGAGCACGCCGAGCGGACCGGCCGGCGCTTCCTCGCCTACCGGGAGACCCCGGCCGGGCACTGGTATCCGGGTGACGGCATCGGCGTGGCCTGGTAAGCAGGACTCCTGCGGCCGTCTTAGCTTTCGCTTAGCCCGCTTGTCCGGCGGCGGGCAGATCCGGCAGCATCGACCGGCGTGACCGCCGGCAGCGCTCCCAGCGCCCCACCCTCGCCCGTCGACGCCGCCCGGCCCGCGCGACGCGGTCCGGGACGCCGCCGGGCCGCTGCCCACCCACGCCGCTGGTTGGCCGCCGGCGGCATCGCGCTCGCCGCCCTGCTCGGGGTGGCCCTCGCCGTACGCGGCGGCGCCGCCCCCGCCTGCGCCGCGCCGCCCGGCGCGCTCGCCGGGCCGCCGCTCGGTGGCACCGTCCACAGCGGGAAGGCGACCTTCTACGACTCGAAGGGCGCCGGCGGCAACTGCTCCCGGCCGGCCGCGCCCGCCGACCGGCGCTACGTCGCCCTCGGCCCCACCGAGTACGCGGCCGGCGCGGCCTGCGGCGGCTTCCTCGACGTCACCGGCCCGAAGGGCACCGTCCGGGTCCTCGTCATGGACCAGTGCCCGGAGTGCGAATCCGGCCACCTCGACCTCTCCGCCGAGGCGTTCGCGCGGATCGCCGACCCGGTGCAGGGCGTGGTCAAGGTCAGCTACCGCGCGGTGGTGGATCCGCCGCTGCCCGGCCCGCTCACCTTCCGGATCAAGGAGGGCGCGTCGCAGTGGTGGTTCGCCGTCCTCGTCGGTGACCACGGCAACCCCCTGCGCTCCGTCGAGGTACGGCAGGGCGGCAGTTGGCGCGCGACGGTCCGCCAGGACTACAACTACTGGCTCATCGACTCCGGCGCCGGGCCCGGGCCGTACACCATCCGGGTCACCGACGTGTACGGCCACCGCGTCACCGCCACCGGGGTCCGGATGCTCCCCGGCCAGGTGCAGCGCAGCAGCGTGCGGATGTACGGCGGGGCCGGCGCCACCCCGTCCCGGTCGGCGACGCCGTCCCGTACGCCGTCCGCCCGGCCGACCCCGCGGCCGTCCGCCTCGGCCAGCGCGTCGGTGGCCCCGACCACCGGCGCGGCCGTGCTGGACGCGGCCGCCGCCCCACCGTCCCTCGACGTGACGCCCGCCGCCTGTGGCTGACGGCGCGCGCGGCCACCTGCCGTCCGAGCCCGACGGCCGGCACGCCCGGCGGGCGGTGGGTCAGGCCACGGCGCGACCGGTCAGGTCGAGCCACATGAAGATCTCGTCCCGGTCGTCGCCGGGAGCCAGGCGTAGCGCGGCGGGCAGCCGCCCGACCTCCCGATAGCCGAGCCGGCCGTAGAACGCGCCCAGGCCCTGGCCGCCCCGGACCGTCACGTGCAGCGCCTCCAGGCCCAGTTCCCGCCCGATCCGCTCGGCCTCGCGCATCAGCGCCGCCCCGTACCCACGGCCCTGGGTGTCCGGGTGGACCATCACCCGCTTGAGCACCCGCCAGTGCGCCTGTAGGTGGAACCGGTTGTCGGCGATGACCAGGAAGGCGACCGGCCGATCGCCCTCGTAGCCGACCAGCAGCCGGTCCAGTCCGTCGCCGAGGCCGGCGAAGGTCTGCTCGGCGACGGGCCGGACCTCGGCCGCGGTGACCGGTGCGACGAAGCCGACCGCGCCGCCGGCGTTGGTGACGTCCACCCACAGGGCGAGGATCTGTTCGCGCAGCTCAGGAGTGAGGGCGGGATCGAGGACGAAGCGCAG encodes:
- a CDS encoding LCP family protein, producing MSDRQQLADHEAPTPASGVDSDGAEQPSTPAPRRRRGRRIALIVLLVVVLLAGGGVLAGGLYYRSVNSSIDRVDAFENVPEESRPQVVAKGAMNIMILGSDSRDPENTGGSRSDTIILVHLPKDRQSAQLISIPRDTWTPIPRSKEGRGGRDAKINAAYAWGGVPLMVQTVEKFTGVRIDHVAMVDFSGFKEIVDALGGIEIDVEQSFTSRHSLNPDGRREFVKGRQTMDGAAALDYARERYAFANGDFTRIKHQQQVIKAILDKAASGGTLSSPTKLNSFVRATASSVAVDKSMSLVDLAMEMRHLRSGNLGFYTCPVKGTGRVGSESVVFADTARAKELFDAVRRDSVPEITSAGK
- a CDS encoding class I SAM-dependent methyltransferase, with translation MDATKLRRAIARTPLAPVAAFPKRLAKVARYDSRVLGTSARWLFTSREHHNYTYDLTKLSRQHLAWFVSVACDVPVGQVRGWFAELEADETLRGHIEAATAASARRGLADRQVRYARRIGWYAMVRARRPAHVVETGVDKGLGSCVLAAALLRNTAEGHPGRLTSLDINPEAGYLARATPWADVVDLVIGDSIASIRALDRPVDIFLHDSDHSRGHEKREFDAVEAKLAPGALLLTDNVTITNVLAEHAERTGRRFLAYRETPAGHWYPGDGIGVAW
- a CDS encoding expansin EXLX1 family cellulose-binding protein, which translates into the protein MTAGSAPSAPPSPVDAARPARRGPGRRRAAAHPRRWLAAGGIALAALLGVALAVRGGAAPACAAPPGALAGPPLGGTVHSGKATFYDSKGAGGNCSRPAAPADRRYVALGPTEYAAGAACGGFLDVTGPKGTVRVLVMDQCPECESGHLDLSAEAFARIADPVQGVVKVSYRAVVDPPLPGPLTFRIKEGASQWWFAVLVGDHGNPLRSVEVRQGGSWRATVRQDYNYWLIDSGAGPGPYTIRVTDVYGHRVTATGVRMLPGQVQRSSVRMYGGAGATPSRSATPSRTPSARPTPRPSASASASVAPTTGAAVLDAAAAPPSLDVTPAACG
- a CDS encoding GNAT family N-acetyltransferase, with the protein product MKLRFVLDPALTPELREQILALWVDVTNAGGAVGFVAPVTAAEVRPVAEQTFAGLGDGLDRLLVGYEGDRPVAFLVIADNRFHLQAHWRVLKRVMVHPDTQGRGYGAALMREAERIGRELGLEALHVTVRGGQGLGAFYGRLGYREVGRLPAALRLAPGDDRDEIFMWLDLTGRAVA